Proteins from a genomic interval of Treponema succinifaciens DSM 2489:
- a CDS encoding glycoside hydrolase family 3 protein, which yields MTFAEKILEAAQEGIVLLRNNENTLPLSENETVSIFGRCQFDFYKCGMGSGGSVRSPYSTNLTDNIPMANKELAEIYRNWIKENPFDNGGGGWAMEPYFQKEFYVSAELAKNAAKVSKKAIFVVGRNAGEDKDFTKEKGCWLLTDEERNVIKEICSAFESVIIVFNSCGIIDTAWIDDEEFSGKIKSVLYAWQGGQESGRACANVLCGKSVPCGKLTDTIAKSIDDYPSTKNFATQNESFYMEDIYVGYRYFSTFAKEKILFPFGFGLSYTEFKTEFVSSSVEGKNINVKVRVENIGKKFSGKEIVQLYVQAPQGKLGKPSKVLAAFKKSNLLKPGHSQELELSFNLESIASYDDSGISGFEFSFVLEEGKYFVFMGTDSENAKKIPLGSSDCISLEKTYATEKLCQALAPRKAFSRIKPAQIKPDGNYSIQEENVPLESFSLEQRIKENLPKEIPFTGNKGIKFQDVKKNPELLEKFVAQLNNEELATLVRGEGMMSRKATMGIASVFGGVSESLYNYGIPVAGCADGPSGIRLDTGKEASLMPIGTLLACTWNPPLVQELFEFEGQELKQNQIDTVLGPGINIHRNPLNGRNFEYFSEDPLLTSEMTLAILKGVSKEGPFATIKHFAANSQETQRHEHDSIVSERALREIYLKPFEAAVKRGNAQSIMTSYNQINGHFTASNYDLNSTILRKNWKYTGIVMTDWWARINDCVKGGKGEIELTASMVRARNDIYMIVNNDTAEKDGNNDNIKSSLKNGELTTAELQVCAMDIIKFLAKTLVAERKLRPLNNIPVFAPKAENQNAKNPAQENFRFLCNGETKRIFFAPENGVYNVLGVYSKPTDVDKVSQSVCNVLIDGKPTFAFECRSTEGKETRAVIGQVQLEKGNYEISLEHTKPGIEIKFVALSRDVSVSSGIDYLKSE from the coding sequence ATGACATTTGCAGAAAAAATTCTTGAAGCCGCACAGGAAGGAATCGTACTTCTTAGGAACAACGAAAATACGCTTCCGCTTTCAGAAAATGAAACTGTCTCTATTTTTGGAAGATGCCAGTTTGATTTTTACAAATGCGGAATGGGTTCTGGAGGTTCTGTTCGCTCACCTTATTCCACAAATTTAACAGACAACATTCCAATGGCAAACAAAGAGCTTGCAGAAATTTACAGAAACTGGATAAAGGAAAATCCGTTTGACAATGGCGGTGGCGGATGGGCAATGGAGCCTTATTTTCAAAAGGAATTTTATGTTTCTGCGGAGCTTGCAAAAAATGCCGCGAAAGTTTCAAAAAAGGCGATTTTCGTTGTGGGAAGAAATGCCGGCGAAGACAAAGACTTTACAAAAGAAAAAGGCTGCTGGCTTTTAACTGACGAAGAGCGAAACGTAATCAAGGAAATTTGCTCGGCATTTGAAAGCGTAATAATTGTTTTCAATTCATGCGGAATAATCGACACAGCTTGGATTGACGATGAAGAATTTTCTGGAAAAATAAAATCCGTACTCTACGCTTGGCAAGGCGGTCAAGAATCCGGAAGAGCCTGCGCAAATGTTCTGTGCGGAAAATCAGTTCCATGCGGAAAACTCACAGATACAATCGCAAAATCAATAGACGACTATCCTTCCACAAAAAATTTCGCAACACAAAATGAATCTTTTTATATGGAAGATATTTATGTCGGCTACAGATATTTTTCAACATTCGCAAAAGAAAAAATTTTGTTTCCATTTGGATTCGGACTTTCTTACACAGAATTTAAAACTGAATTTGTTTCTTCTTCTGTAGAGGGAAAAAATATAAACGTAAAAGTCCGCGTGGAAAATATCGGAAAAAAATTCAGCGGAAAAGAAATTGTCCAGCTTTATGTTCAAGCTCCGCAGGGAAAACTCGGAAAGCCCTCAAAAGTTCTTGCCGCATTCAAAAAATCAAATTTGCTAAAACCAGGCCACTCGCAAGAGCTTGAGCTTTCATTTAATTTGGAATCAATTGCTTCTTATGACGACTCTGGAATTTCTGGATTTGAATTTTCGTTTGTTCTTGAAGAAGGAAAATATTTTGTGTTCATGGGAACTGATTCTGAAAACGCAAAGAAAATTCCTTTGGGAAGCAGCGATTGTATTTCACTTGAAAAAACTTACGCTACGGAAAAACTTTGTCAGGCGCTTGCTCCAAGAAAAGCTTTTTCAAGAATCAAGCCTGCACAAATAAAGCCGGACGGAAATTATTCAATTCAAGAAGAAAATGTTCCGCTTGAATCGTTTAGTCTTGAACAACGCATAAAAGAAAATCTCCCAAAAGAAATTCCATTCACGGGAAACAAAGGAATAAAATTTCAAGACGTAAAGAAAAATCCTGAGCTGCTTGAAAAATTTGTTGCCCAGTTGAACAACGAAGAGCTTGCAACTCTTGTACGCGGAGAAGGAATGATGAGCCGCAAAGCGACAATGGGAATCGCTTCAGTTTTTGGCGGCGTAAGCGAATCTCTTTACAACTACGGAATTCCTGTTGCAGGATGCGCGGACGGACCTTCAGGCATAAGACTAGACACAGGCAAAGAAGCTTCTCTTATGCCAATCGGAACTTTGCTGGCCTGCACTTGGAATCCGCCTCTTGTTCAAGAGCTTTTTGAATTTGAAGGACAAGAATTAAAGCAAAACCAGATTGACACAGTTCTTGGACCTGGAATAAACATTCACAGAAATCCACTTAATGGAAGAAACTTTGAATATTTTTCTGAAGATCCGCTACTCACTTCTGAAATGACGCTTGCGATTTTAAAAGGCGTTTCAAAAGAAGGTCCGTTTGCAACAATAAAACATTTCGCCGCGAACAGCCAGGAAACACAAAGACACGAACACGATTCAATTGTTTCAGAACGTGCATTGCGAGAAATTTATCTTAAACCATTTGAGGCTGCTGTAAAACGTGGAAACGCACAGTCAATTATGACAAGCTACAATCAAATCAATGGACACTTTACGGCAAGCAACTACGATTTAAATTCAACAATTCTCCGCAAAAACTGGAAATACACAGGCATTGTAATGACCGACTGGTGGGCAAGAATAAACGACTGCGTAAAAGGCGGAAAAGGAGAAATTGAACTTACAGCTTCGATGGTCCGCGCAAGAAATGACATCTACATGATTGTAAACAACGACACTGCGGAAAAAGACGGAAACAACGACAATATAAAGTCAAGCTTAAAAAACGGCGAGCTCACAACTGCGGAACTTCAAGTTTGCGCAATGGACATTATAAAATTCCTTGCAAAAACTCTTGTTGCAGAACGCAAGCTTCGTCCGCTAAACAATATTCCAGTCTTTGCTCCAAAAGCAGAAAATCAAAATGCAAAAAATCCAGCTCAGGAAAATTTCAGATTTCTTTGCAACGGGGAAACAAAAAGAATTTTCTTTGCGCCGGAAAACGGAGTTTACAATGTGCTTGGAGTTTATTCAAAGCCAACTGATGTGGACAAAGTTTCACAATCTGTATGCAACGTTCTTATCGACGGAAAACCAACATTCGCATTTGAATGCCGTTCAACAGAAGGAAAAGAAACTAGAGCTGTAATCGGGCAAGTTCAGCTTGAAAAAGGCAACTACGAAATTTCGCTTGAACATACAAAGCCCGGAATCGAAATAAAATTCGTTGCATTGTCAAGAGATGTTTCTGTTTCATCTGGAATCGACTATTTAAAGTCCGAATAA
- a CDS encoding AraC family transcriptional regulator, producing MKRYSTFNVDLSENVAYNDPAFPAYITSGFLSFYPDFKGCTHWHEDWEFIIVLDGLETYNVNGNLIEIEAGDAIFVNSRQVHYGFSAEHKDCEFICILLNPSLLCSNKNFDEKFVKPFTYNSNYPFIKLSRKVQWQNKIIKLLKEIHLKKETKTWQFITQRNFFSIFELIYSSVDIKSETSLQNSAGLNALKLMMVFIQDNYKKKISLEDIASAGFCCKSKCSSVFSQYLKESPIIYLIKYRLKVSTELLCKTDIPITEIAYECGFSGTSYFCETFHKYYKTTPLDFRKDSAQIF from the coding sequence TTGAAACGCTATTCAACTTTCAATGTGGATTTGTCAGAAAATGTTGCGTATAACGACCCGGCTTTTCCTGCGTATATTACAAGCGGTTTTTTATCTTTCTATCCTGATTTTAAAGGCTGTACTCACTGGCACGAGGACTGGGAATTTATAATTGTTCTTGATGGCCTTGAAACTTACAACGTGAATGGAAATTTAATTGAAATTGAAGCTGGAGACGCAATCTTTGTGAACAGCCGGCAAGTTCACTACGGATTTTCAGCGGAGCACAAAGACTGCGAGTTTATCTGCATTTTGCTAAACCCTTCGTTGCTTTGCTCCAATAAAAATTTCGATGAAAAATTTGTAAAGCCGTTTACGTACAATTCGAATTACCCTTTTATAAAGCTGAGCCGAAAAGTCCAATGGCAAAATAAAATTATAAAACTTCTAAAAGAAATTCATCTAAAGAAAGAAACAAAGACTTGGCAGTTTATAACGCAGCGGAATTTTTTCAGCATATTTGAGCTAATATATTCTAGCGTGGACATAAAATCTGAAACTTCGCTGCAAAATTCAGCCGGACTTAACGCTTTAAAGCTGATGATGGTTTTTATTCAGGATAATTATAAGAAGAAAATTTCACTTGAAGATATTGCTTCCGCCGGATTCTGCTGCAAAAGCAAATGCTCTTCAGTTTTCAGCCAGTATTTAAAAGAATCACCGATAATTTATCTTATAAAATACAGGCTTAAAGTCAGCACTGAGCTTCTTTGCAAGACTGACATTCCGATTACAGAAATTGCCTATGAATGCGGTTTTTCTGGAACAAGCTACTTTTGCGAAACTTTCCATAAATATTACAAGACGACGCCGCTTGATTTTAGAAAAGATTCCGCGCAGATTTTCTAG
- a CDS encoding PTS sugar transporter subunit IIA, whose amino-acid sequence MDLRTVLTPDTVDLHLKGTTKEEIIDELLDILVKAGKVTDKAVAKECVLDRERKMSTGMKHGIAIPHGKTDTVSDLVACIGVSDNPVDFDSLDQEPCRIFIMTLSPVNKTGPHLQFLAEVSLLFKSADKRAQILNTQDKAEVIKILTE is encoded by the coding sequence ATGGACTTAAGAACTGTATTAACACCTGACACAGTAGACCTTCATTTAAAGGGAACTACAAAAGAAGAAATTATTGACGAGCTTCTCGATATTCTCGTGAAAGCCGGGAAAGTAACAGATAAAGCAGTTGCAAAGGAGTGTGTTCTTGACCGTGAGCGTAAGATGTCTACCGGTATGAAGCATGGAATTGCAATTCCGCATGGAAAAACTGACACAGTTTCTGACTTGGTTGCTTGTATTGGAGTTTCAGACAATCCTGTTGATTTTGACAGTTTGGATCAGGAACCTTGCCGCATATTTATTATGACATTGTCGCCTGTAAACAAAACTGGTCCGCATCTTCAGTTCCTTGCTGAAGTCAGCCTTTTGTTTAAATCTGCCGACAAGCGCGCTCAGATTCTGAATACTCAGGACAAAGCGGAAGTTATAAAGATTTTAACTGAATAG
- a CDS encoding ACP S-malonyltransferase, with protein MAEKYAFLFPGQGAQAPGMVKDVAESFSSAKKVIDDVSSIINLDMAKLLWESDAAELSRSDNSQIAITAASLALMAALKDKNIEPSAAMGFSLGEFPALYAAGVLSFEDVVKVVRQRGLIMQKVCEEIAAKNEGHAPGMTAVLGLPPEKVKEIASGIKDAYAANMNSVKQTVVSGTFDALAAVEKAASEAGARRAVRLKVAGPFHSPLMQDAAVEFEKAIADVNFNDPKIKLFSNVTGKECVSGEEAKKSAVLHLTNPVLWTDEEDCLASVMKADGFDKWAALEVGPGKVLSGLWGNTDYNASIAVLPVNTTESVNNL; from the coding sequence ATGGCTGAAAAATACGCATTTTTGTTTCCGGGACAAGGCGCACAAGCTCCAGGAATGGTAAAAGACGTTGCTGAATCTTTTTCTTCAGCAAAGAAAGTTATTGATGATGTTTCTTCCATTATAAATTTAGATATGGCAAAACTTTTGTGGGAATCGGATGCGGCGGAACTTAGCCGTTCTGACAACAGCCAGATTGCCATAACAGCGGCTTCTCTTGCTTTGATGGCTGCTTTAAAAGATAAAAATATTGAGCCTTCTGCGGCAATGGGATTCAGCCTTGGAGAATTTCCGGCTCTTTATGCGGCAGGAGTTTTGTCATTTGAAGATGTTGTAAAAGTTGTACGTCAGCGCGGACTTATAATGCAGAAAGTATGCGAGGAAATCGCGGCAAAAAACGAAGGTCATGCTCCTGGAATGACAGCAGTTCTTGGTCTTCCTCCCGAAAAAGTAAAGGAAATAGCTTCTGGCATAAAGGATGCTTATGCGGCAAACATGAACAGTGTAAAGCAGACTGTTGTGAGCGGAACTTTTGATGCCCTTGCTGCTGTTGAAAAAGCTGCTTCTGAAGCTGGAGCGCGCCGTGCAGTCCGCTTAAAGGTTGCAGGTCCTTTCCATTCGCCTTTGATGCAGGATGCCGCTGTAGAATTTGAAAAAGCTATTGCAGATGTTAACTTCAACGACCCGAAAATCAAATTGTTTTCAAATGTAACAGGAAAAGAATGTGTTTCCGGCGAGGAAGCAAAAAAATCCGCAGTTCTTCATCTTACAAATCCAGTACTTTGGACAGATGAGGAAGATTGCCTTGCTTCTGTTATGAAAGCTGACGGTTTTGACAAATGGGCAGCTCTTGAAGTTGGTCCTGGAAAAGTTCTTTCTGGACTTTGGGGAAACACTGACTACAACGCTTCGATTGCAGTTTTGCCAGTTAACACAACTGAATCTGTAAATAATCTGTAA
- the fabG gene encoding 3-oxoacyl-[acyl-carrier-protein] reductase, with product MLLKNKKALVTGSSRGIGRKIVEVFLANGCEVWGMCTKESAGKAELEKFAAENGTAFHEFYADAGNAEVLTTAVKNALGESGGFDVLVNNAGITRDTLSFRMKKEDWDSVLAVNLTSAFLVCQIISNDMIHKKSGSIINMASIVGIHGGAGQVNYSASKGGLIAFSKSLAKEVGSRGVRVNCIAPGFIETDMTNAVKEEIRKAWVEGIPLKRAGKPEDVANAALFLASDLSLYVTAQVIGVDGGMGA from the coding sequence ATGCTTTTAAAAAACAAAAAGGCTTTGGTTACTGGCTCTTCACGTGGAATCGGACGTAAGATTGTTGAAGTTTTTCTTGCAAATGGATGCGAAGTCTGGGGAATGTGCACAAAAGAATCCGCAGGAAAAGCTGAGCTTGAAAAATTTGCTGCGGAGAATGGAACTGCTTTCCATGAATTTTATGCAGACGCAGGAAACGCGGAAGTTCTTACAACGGCGGTGAAAAATGCGCTTGGTGAGTCTGGCGGTTTTGATGTTCTTGTAAACAATGCAGGAATTACACGCGACACTTTGAGCTTTAGAATGAAAAAGGAAGACTGGGATTCAGTTCTTGCAGTAAATCTTACTTCGGCTTTTCTTGTTTGCCAGATTATTTCAAATGATATGATTCACAAAAAATCAGGTTCTATAATCAACATGGCTTCAATTGTTGGAATTCATGGCGGAGCCGGGCAGGTGAATTATTCTGCAAGCAAGGGCGGACTTATTGCGTTTTCAAAATCGCTTGCTAAAGAAGTTGGAAGTCGTGGTGTTCGTGTAAACTGCATTGCTCCTGGCTTCATAGAAACAGACATGACAAATGCTGTAAAAGAAGAAATACGCAAGGCATGGGTTGAAGGAATTCCTTTAAAGAGAGCCGGAAAGCCTGAAGATGTTGCAAACGCGGCGTTGTTCCTTGCTTCTGACTTGAGCCTTTATGTAACTGCTCAGGTTATTGGTGTTGACGGTGGAATGGGAGCTTAA
- the fabF gene encoding beta-ketoacyl-ACP synthase II has product MRKVVVTGLGCVSPIGNSVEETWASIRAGKSGIATITHYDASAFKVKYAAEVKNFEADKYMDPQSARKMARFSKYAVAAAKMALDDSNLTDNKEDLDNAAVYLGVGIGGLEITESSMKSYFDSGFKRMPPMTIPQLIPNEAAANISIKFGLHGVAHTIATACASGSDALGQALDNIRAGRSDIVLAGGAESTQNGFANLGFTVLQALSSKWADDPSKACRPFDKQRDGFVMGEGATILVLEEYEHAKARGAKIYAEFAGYGATCDGYHLTAPNPDGIMGARAMTLAMKDAGVKPEDVTYYNAHGTSTHLNDSGETAMLHMAFGEAAKKLHISSTKSMHGHCLGDAGALEAMICVKAIEEGYIPPTINLDEVDVEGGCDLDYTPNKGIDMNIDVAMSGNFGFGGHNGIVVFKKVSE; this is encoded by the coding sequence ATGCGCAAAGTTGTTGTAACTGGACTTGGATGTGTTTCGCCAATCGGAAACAGCGTTGAAGAAACTTGGGCCTCTATAAGAGCTGGAAAAAGCGGAATCGCAACTATTACACATTATGATGCTTCTGCTTTTAAAGTAAAGTATGCTGCGGAAGTAAAAAATTTTGAGGCTGACAAATACATGGATCCTCAGTCAGCACGAAAAATGGCAAGATTTTCAAAATATGCTGTAGCCGCTGCAAAAATGGCTTTGGATGATTCAAATCTTACAGACAACAAGGAAGACTTGGACAATGCTGCTGTTTATCTTGGAGTTGGAATCGGTGGACTTGAGATTACAGAATCAAGCATGAAAAGTTATTTTGACTCTGGATTTAAGCGTATGCCACCAATGACAATTCCTCAGCTTATTCCAAATGAAGCTGCCGCAAATATCAGCATAAAATTTGGACTTCACGGAGTTGCTCACACAATAGCTACAGCTTGCGCTTCTGGTTCAGACGCTCTTGGACAGGCTTTGGACAATATCCGTGCAGGAAGAAGCGACATTGTTCTTGCTGGCGGAGCTGAATCTACACAGAACGGATTTGCAAATTTGGGCTTTACAGTTCTTCAGGCTTTAAGCTCAAAATGGGCAGATGATCCATCAAAGGCTTGCCGTCCGTTTGACAAGCAGCGCGACGGATTTGTTATGGGCGAAGGCGCGACAATTCTTGTTCTTGAGGAATACGAGCACGCAAAAGCCCGCGGTGCAAAAATTTATGCTGAATTTGCCGGATATGGCGCAACTTGCGATGGCTATCATCTTACAGCTCCTAATCCAGACGGAATTATGGGCGCACGCGCAATGACTTTGGCAATGAAAGATGCCGGTGTAAAACCAGAAGATGTTACATATTACAATGCGCATGGAACTTCAACTCACTTGAATGATTCCGGTGAAACTGCAATGCTCCACATGGCATTCGGCGAGGCTGCAAAGAAACTTCATATTTCTTCAACAAAAAGTATGCACGGACACTGTCTTGGTGATGCCGGCGCGCTTGAAGCTATGATTTGTGTAAAGGCAATTGAAGAAGGATATATTCCTCCGACAATCAACCTTGATGAAGTTGATGTTGAAGGCGGATGCGATCTTGACTACACACCGAACAAAGGAATCGACATGAATATTGATGTTGCTATGAGCGGAAACTTCGGATTCGGCGGACACAACGGAATTGTTGTATTCAAAAAAGTCAGCGAGTAA
- the fabZ gene encoding 3-hydroxyacyl-ACP dehydratase FabZ, which yields MERFTDIESLLPHRKPFLFVDSIESYDEKGCVCTRKFTDEDFFFKGHFPQYPVVPGVILIETMAQGGGAALSLQKTFAEGSLFFLATVDKVKFRNQVRPGDTVRMEVTNLRVSPKMVKQSGKAFVGDVLCAEAEWMCLVGSAN from the coding sequence ATGGAAAGATTTACTGATATAGAAAGCCTTCTTCCGCACAGAAAACCATTTTTGTTTGTGGATTCAATTGAAAGCTATGATGAAAAAGGCTGCGTCTGCACAAGAAAATTTACAGATGAAGACTTTTTCTTTAAAGGACATTTTCCGCAGTATCCTGTAGTTCCGGGCGTGATTCTTATTGAAACTATGGCGCAGGGAGGCGGAGCAGCATTGAGTTTGCAGAAAACTTTTGCTGAAGGCAGCTTGTTTTTCCTTGCTACAGTTGACAAGGTTAAATTCCGCAATCAGGTTCGTCCGGGCGATACTGTAAGAATGGAAGTTACAAATTTGCGTGTAAGTCCAAAAATGGTAAAGCAGTCGGGCAAAGCTTTTGTAGGTGATGTTCTTTGCGCTGAAGCCGAATGGATGTGTCTTGTAGGTTCTGCAAACTAA
- the ndk gene encoding nucleoside-diphosphate kinase, protein MSTRCFTMLKPGVLNRRLVGEVVSRLEKKGLKLIGLKLMNISQDLASQHYAEHKGKAFYDPLLDYITSGSVVAMVWQGDDCVTLVRKITGATNPAEAAPGTIRGDFCCHTSHNIIHASDSDESAEREIALFFKPEELVDWEDQAGIWY, encoded by the coding sequence ATGAGTACAAGATGTTTTACAATGTTAAAGCCTGGCGTTTTGAATCGCAGGCTCGTAGGTGAAGTTGTTAGCCGCCTTGAGAAAAAAGGTCTTAAATTGATTGGGCTGAAACTTATGAACATAAGTCAGGATCTTGCTTCCCAGCATTATGCTGAGCACAAGGGAAAAGCTTTTTATGATCCGCTTCTTGATTACATAACAAGCGGTTCTGTTGTTGCAATGGTTTGGCAGGGCGATGACTGTGTTACTTTGGTTAGAAAAATTACTGGCGCAACAAATCCTGCTGAGGCGGCTCCTGGAACTATCCGTGGAGATTTCTGTTGCCACACTTCTCATAATATAATCCATGCTTCAGATAGCGACGAAAGCGCAGAAAGAGAAATCGCATTGTTTTTCAAGCCGGAAGAACTTGTTGACTGGGAAGATCAGGCTGGAATTTGGTACTAA
- a CDS encoding NAD(P)H-dependent glycerol-3-phosphate dehydrogenase encodes MEIFEVGIIGAGAWGTALGTAIARGGHKVQLWAMEEDVVESINNQHENKRYLPGYALEPSITASSDIKAVAAGKQFLIMGSPSLYIASTIKKFTDVPNIADGSTIIGALTKGFVPSESGNPEFVLDTMEEALPECYKNATVYIAGPSHAEEVALGKITGLIAASQHHRNAVRMRDLLRVKGIMAYASFDTIGVQVCAAAKNVIAVVYGAMDALAENSPIFGDNTESLLMAAGLNEIQTLGFAMGATHAATFTSISGVGDLDVTCKSKYGRNRRFGQDLIKNRMMDQFKNLDDLIANVKKVGYLPEGAIACKYVHKIMEQKNLKLPICNALYKVLNKEINAEECLKELLLNR; translated from the coding sequence ATGGAAATTTTTGAAGTTGGAATAATTGGAGCGGGAGCTTGGGGGACAGCTTTGGGAACTGCTATTGCGCGCGGCGGACATAAAGTTCAGCTTTGGGCAATGGAAGAGGACGTTGTTGAGTCTATAAACAATCAGCATGAAAACAAAAGGTATCTTCCGGGATATGCGCTTGAACCATCAATTACTGCAAGTTCTGACATAAAAGCTGTTGCTGCGGGAAAGCAGTTTTTGATTATGGGAAGTCCTTCTCTTTATATTGCTTCTACGATAAAAAAATTTACTGATGTTCCTAATATTGCGGACGGTTCTACAATAATCGGTGCGCTGACAAAAGGATTTGTTCCTTCTGAATCTGGAAATCCTGAATTTGTTTTGGACACAATGGAAGAAGCTCTTCCTGAATGCTATAAAAACGCGACAGTTTACATTGCGGGTCCTAGCCATGCCGAGGAGGTTGCGCTTGGAAAAATAACCGGACTCATTGCGGCGAGCCAGCATCATAGAAATGCGGTTCGTATGCGGGATCTTTTGCGTGTAAAAGGAATCATGGCTTATGCTTCTTTTGATACTATTGGTGTTCAGGTTTGCGCGGCTGCTAAAAATGTAATTGCTGTTGTTTACGGGGCAATGGATGCTCTTGCTGAAAACAGTCCGATTTTTGGAGACAATACTGAAAGTCTTTTGATGGCGGCAGGTCTTAATGAAATTCAGACGCTTGGTTTTGCAATGGGCGCAACTCATGCGGCTACATTCACTTCAATCAGTGGGGTCGGAGATCTGGATGTAACTTGCAAATCTAAATATGGACGCAACAGAAGATTCGGGCAAGACTTGATAAAAAACAGAATGATGGATCAGTTTAAAAATCTTGATGATTTGATTGCGAATGTAAAGAAAGTCGGATATTTGCCTGAAGGTGCGATTGCCTGCAAATATGTGCATAAAATCATGGAGCAGAAAAATCTTAAGCTTCCTATTTGCAATGCCTTGTACAAAGTTCTTAATAAGGAAATCAATGCGGAAGAATGTCTTAAAGAACTTTTGCTTAACAGATAG
- the ffh gene encoding signal recognition particle protein — protein MLEKITGTFSGIIRTLSGKSSITEKNIEETVEQIKMALLEADVNLRVVRRFVNSTIEEAKGEKVLRAVDPGQQFVKIIYDKLVAMLGDKKTDLALKGPDTQSVILLLGLQGAGKTTAAHKLAARLKKDGRRPLLVACDLIRPAAVEQLCVLGEKIGVPVYKEDSKDAVKVAEHSVDFAKKNGLDTIIVDTAGRLQIDEEMMAELVSIKKKLNPVETVLVADSMTGQNAVDIAKSFDEQLGLTGVILTKFDSDARGGAALSLKSITQKPILFIGTGEKTEDFESFHPDRIASRILGMGDVVSLVEKAQETVDQEAALKMQKKMQRNEFTLQDMLEQLEQVEKMGSIKSLLDMMPGLSGQISEDQINKAGMKHQKAIIQSMTYKERMNHLIIGPTRRKRIAKGSGTSVQEVNKLIKQFEKTKLTMKKLARNRGAQAKLMQQMGAMGMGGSMPNLPKGFNMPGGFKF, from the coding sequence ATGCTTGAAAAAATAACAGGAACTTTCAGCGGAATAATCCGCACTTTGAGCGGAAAATCTTCAATTACAGAAAAAAACATAGAGGAAACCGTAGAGCAGATAAAAATGGCTCTTTTGGAAGCGGACGTAAATTTGCGTGTTGTCCGCCGGTTTGTAAATAGCACAATTGAAGAGGCGAAGGGAGAAAAAGTTCTAAGGGCTGTAGATCCAGGCCAGCAGTTTGTAAAAATCATTTACGACAAGCTTGTTGCGATGCTCGGCGATAAAAAAACTGACCTTGCGTTAAAAGGACCTGACACTCAATCTGTAATTCTTTTGCTTGGTCTTCAGGGCGCGGGAAAAACAACTGCGGCGCATAAACTTGCTGCTCGTTTAAAGAAGGATGGAAGGCGGCCTTTGCTTGTTGCCTGCGACTTGATTCGTCCGGCGGCGGTTGAGCAGCTTTGTGTTCTTGGCGAAAAAATCGGAGTTCCTGTTTACAAGGAAGATTCAAAAGATGCTGTAAAAGTTGCGGAGCATTCAGTTGATTTTGCAAAGAAAAACGGACTTGATACAATAATCGTGGACACAGCCGGGCGCCTTCAGATTGATGAAGAAATGATGGCGGAACTTGTTTCTATAAAAAAGAAACTTAATCCTGTGGAAACTGTTCTTGTTGCGGATTCCATGACTGGCCAGAATGCTGTTGATATTGCAAAAAGTTTTGATGAGCAGCTTGGACTGACTGGCGTTATTCTTACAAAGTTCGATTCAGATGCACGTGGCGGCGCGGCTCTTTCTTTGAAGTCGATTACGCAAAAACCGATTCTCTTTATCGGCACTGGTGAAAAAACAGAAGACTTTGAGTCTTTCCATCCGGATAGAATTGCAAGCAGAATTCTTGGAATGGGTGATGTTGTTTCGCTTGTTGAAAAAGCTCAGGAAACTGTGGATCAGGAAGCCGCTCTTAAAATGCAGAAAAAAATGCAGCGCAATGAATTTACGTTGCAGGATATGCTTGAGCAGCTTGAGCAAGTTGAAAAAATGGGAAGCATAAAATCGCTTCTTGACATGATGCCAGGACTTTCTGGACAAATCAGCGAAGATCAAATCAACAAGGCTGGAATGAAGCATCAGAAAGCTATCATTCAAAGCATGACATACAAAGAGCGAATGAACCATTTGATTATTGGTCCTACCCGCCGCAAAAGAATTGCAAAAGGAAGCGGAACAAGTGTTCAGGAAGTGAACAAGCTTATAAAGCAGTTTGAAAAGACAAAACTCACAATGAAAAAACTTGCACGCAACCGTGGCGCACAGGCAAAGCTTATGCAGCAAATGGGAGCTATGGGAATGGGCGGCTCTATGCCAAATCTTCCGAAAGGCTTTAATATGCCGGGCGGATTTAAGTTCTAG